In Microvenator marinus, one genomic interval encodes:
- a CDS encoding thiolase family protein — MQDAYILDAGRSAIGRRKGMLSKTRPDDLAGYTLKGLVERNQLDPVHVEDVIMGCVTQIGEQGFNIGRLATLTAGFPVTTTGTTVNRMCASSLQAVNFGAQGVMSGMHDLVIGAGVESMTRVAMGTDGAALSENILDRFDIIQQGHSAELIAKKWGQTREQLDRMALESHQRALHAIDNGYFKKEIIPLEVEGPEGETLVFDTDEGPRRGSTIEKLASLKPAFRDDGVVTAAASSQISDGAAAVLIGSKKKADELGLTPRAKFRAMAVAGVDPTIMLTGPIPATQKVLEKAGLTMDEIGLFEVNEAFAPVVLSWAQDLSDDPEKLLERTNVNGGAMALGHPLGCSGARLITTLLHEMERRDIQYGLATLCIGFGMAVATIIER, encoded by the coding sequence ATGCAAGACGCCTATATCTTGGACGCCGGTCGCTCAGCGATTGGTCGCCGCAAAGGAATGCTCTCAAAAACCCGTCCTGACGACCTTGCCGGCTACACGCTAAAAGGCCTCGTCGAGCGCAACCAGCTCGACCCTGTGCACGTCGAAGACGTCATCATGGGTTGCGTGACTCAGATCGGCGAACAGGGCTTCAATATTGGCCGACTCGCCACACTCACCGCGGGATTTCCGGTCACGACCACGGGTACAACCGTCAATCGCATGTGTGCCTCGAGCCTTCAGGCCGTGAACTTTGGCGCCCAGGGCGTCATGAGCGGCATGCACGACCTTGTCATCGGCGCTGGCGTCGAGTCCATGACTCGCGTCGCCATGGGGACTGACGGCGCCGCCTTGAGCGAGAACATCCTCGACCGATTCGACATCATCCAGCAGGGACACTCGGCGGAGCTCATCGCCAAGAAGTGGGGCCAGACCCGCGAGCAGCTCGACCGAATGGCGCTCGAATCCCACCAGCGTGCACTCCACGCCATAGACAATGGCTACTTCAAGAAGGAGATCATTCCGCTTGAGGTCGAAGGCCCAGAGGGCGAGACCCTGGTATTTGATACGGACGAAGGCCCTCGACGCGGCTCCACGATTGAAAAGCTCGCGTCACTCAAGCCCGCATTCCGGGACGACGGTGTGGTCACCGCCGCCGCTTCATCGCAGATCTCGGACGGCGCCGCGGCTGTTCTTATCGGCTCAAAGAAAAAGGCCGACGAGCTTGGCCTTACACCACGAGCTAAGTTCCGTGCCATGGCTGTCGCCGGCGTGGACCCGACGATTATGCTCACGGGCCCCATCCCAGCCACCCAGAAGGTCTTGGAGAAAGCCGGCCTCACTATGGACGAAATCGGCCTCTTCGAAGTCAACGAGGCATTCGCACCAGTGGTTCTTTCATGGGCGCAAGACCTTTCGGACGACCCTGAAAAACTCCTTGAGCGCACGAACGTCAATGGAGGCGCCATGGCACTTGGGCACCCACTCGGATGCTCCGGCGCACGTCTGATCACAACGCTGCTCCACGAAATGGAGCGCCGAGACATTCAGTATGGCCTCGCCACGCTTTGCATCGGATTCGGAATGGCTGTCGCAACAATCATCGAGCGCTGA
- the trxA gene encoding thioredoxin, whose product MSHTKEIKTLDELKAVLAADANPALIDFWASWCGPCRAMAPHYEAAAQELDQEPVDFYKINTEEHPELAAAFNIRGLPTVLMIKDGKVADAIVGARDKDTYKKKAEWLLGKNTGLWDRLFG is encoded by the coding sequence ATGAGTCACACGAAAGAAATCAAGACCTTGGACGAACTTAAAGCCGTGCTCGCGGCAGACGCCAATCCAGCCCTTATCGACTTTTGGGCTTCGTGGTGCGGACCGTGCCGCGCAATGGCGCCACATTATGAGGCCGCGGCCCAAGAGTTGGACCAAGAACCCGTGGACTTCTACAAGATCAACACCGAAGAGCACCCCGAACTTGCCGCTGCGTTCAACATTCGTGGACTTCCGACCGTTCTCATGATCAAGGACGGAAAGGTCGCCGACGCGATTGTGGGCGCGCGCGACAAGGATACTTATAAGAAGAAGGCGGAGTGGTTACTTGGCAAGAATACAGGTCTTTGGGACCGACTTTTCGGCTGA
- a CDS encoding caspase family protein, protein MLKKWLICLGLGGVLLGGLSGCAASNSAMATREIPSSARVFVEVRQDTIMASGVKDDVAGKLKENLLATRQGVPVNSRETADLVIEVDVLDVNFTHAIKWEWNVYDSSGAVVLAKADTSAFGASGEAIATQVVSALGEIDTMAYSGGATPAVRVAAKPAQSSTGEFPQSNTDGSNSWAVVIGIENYRESLPAASGAERDARAFADLVQKTLNVPEANIKVLTGERASKADISAALFEWLPRNAVQKGGRVYVFFSGHGAPDVENGTSFLVPYDGNPTYIRSGGIQVAEVQGALSNLKGQDAYLFLDSCFSGTGDRSVLPEGTRPLVPVKELEGGSVFTFTASGARETTGAHPESGHGLFTHYLLDGMKGLADSNKDGNVNVSELKGFVVDNVKVEARRQNREQTPSLLVPASKSGAAVVQGLQP, encoded by the coding sequence ATGTTGAAGAAATGGTTAATTTGTCTTGGGCTTGGCGGTGTACTGTTGGGTGGTCTAAGTGGATGCGCTGCGTCAAATAGCGCGATGGCCACCAGAGAGATACCTTCCTCAGCTCGTGTCTTTGTGGAGGTGCGCCAGGACACGATCATGGCCAGCGGAGTCAAGGACGACGTTGCAGGCAAGCTTAAGGAGAATTTGCTTGCCACTCGCCAGGGCGTCCCAGTCAACTCACGTGAAACGGCGGACCTGGTTATTGAGGTGGACGTTTTGGACGTCAATTTCACCCACGCGATCAAATGGGAGTGGAACGTGTACGACAGCTCGGGCGCAGTGGTCCTTGCAAAGGCAGATACCTCAGCTTTTGGAGCGAGTGGCGAAGCTATCGCAACTCAAGTCGTCTCTGCGCTGGGTGAAATCGATACGATGGCCTATTCAGGCGGCGCCACGCCAGCGGTTCGGGTGGCGGCAAAGCCCGCCCAGAGCTCTACGGGCGAGTTTCCGCAATCGAACACCGACGGGTCCAATTCATGGGCGGTGGTGATTGGGATCGAGAATTATCGTGAGTCACTGCCCGCTGCATCAGGCGCCGAGCGCGACGCTCGCGCGTTTGCGGACCTCGTCCAGAAAACGTTGAATGTGCCGGAAGCCAATATCAAGGTCTTGACCGGTGAGCGGGCCAGCAAGGCGGATATCAGCGCGGCTCTCTTTGAGTGGCTGCCTCGAAACGCTGTTCAGAAGGGTGGACGCGTCTACGTGTTCTTCTCGGGGCACGGAGCGCCAGATGTGGAGAATGGGACGTCGTTCCTCGTGCCCTATGATGGAAACCCTACCTATATCCGTTCGGGCGGAATCCAAGTGGCGGAGGTTCAGGGCGCGCTCTCGAACCTCAAAGGCCAAGATGCGTATCTCTTCTTGGACTCATGTTTCTCGGGTACCGGAGACCGTAGCGTGCTTCCCGAAGGGACGCGTCCGTTGGTGCCGGTCAAAGAGTTGGAAGGCGGCTCCGTCTTTACCTTCACGGCATCAGGCGCACGTGAGACCACGGGCGCTCATCCTGAGAGCGGACACGGGCTCTTTACCCACTATCTTTTGGACGGAATGAAGGGGCTTGCGGACTCCAATAAGGACGGGAACGTGAACGTCTCGGAGCTAAAAGGCTTTGTTGTGGACAATGTGAAGGTCGAGGCGCGTCGCCAGAACCGTGAGCAGACGCCTTCCCTCCTTGTGCCCGCCTCAAAGTCCGGGGCGGCCGTGGTTCAAGGGCTTCAACCTTAG
- a CDS encoding threonine/serine ThrE exporter family protein: MGSSVSNIRYFEARPSSVEEKSGQAFVLELGRALHSYGTPAHQLEDALMRVSKQLGLDGQFLTTPTSITAAFGPIGNQQMAMMRVDPGVAELGKLAELDAIASKVLRAELTPDQGSEQIAKIVSNPKRFGPKTIVAAHTISSMCTAAFFGGHLLDVSAAALIGTVVGMMAVVLYKKPETSRVMEPLAALATAILAGILGALFPSMTVYVITIAGLIALVPGLTLTLAMTELATRNLVSGTARLMSAALIFLELGFGVALGQKLAALLSSEFHFTVTPTNVPLAAEIIALGALPLAFGVLFQARARDLFPILVAGIFGFIGARAGASLFGAQLGAFFGALVVASFSNIMARTLDRPASVLLVPGILLLVPGSIGFKSMTAMLSADVIGGVETAFSMILIAMAIVAGLLLANLLIPARRAL; encoded by the coding sequence ATGGGCTCTTCAGTATCAAACATCAGGTATTTCGAGGCGAGGCCTTCTTCTGTGGAAGAAAAATCTGGACAAGCATTTGTGCTCGAACTCGGACGTGCACTTCATTCATACGGAACGCCTGCTCACCAGCTCGAGGACGCTCTTATGCGCGTCTCCAAACAGTTGGGCCTCGACGGCCAGTTCTTGACCACGCCAACCTCCATCACCGCAGCATTTGGGCCCATAGGTAATCAACAAATGGCCATGATGCGGGTTGACCCCGGTGTAGCTGAACTCGGCAAACTCGCTGAACTAGACGCAATCGCGAGCAAGGTCTTGCGTGCCGAATTGACCCCAGACCAGGGCTCAGAACAAATCGCCAAAATCGTCTCGAACCCAAAACGATTTGGCCCAAAGACCATTGTCGCCGCCCATACCATTTCCAGCATGTGCACGGCCGCTTTCTTCGGGGGGCACCTCTTAGACGTCAGTGCGGCTGCCCTGATCGGCACGGTGGTCGGCATGATGGCTGTCGTGCTCTACAAGAAGCCTGAAACCTCCCGAGTCATGGAGCCGCTCGCTGCACTTGCGACCGCGATCCTGGCAGGTATCTTGGGCGCGCTCTTTCCGAGCATGACCGTCTACGTGATCACCATCGCTGGCCTTATCGCGCTCGTGCCCGGGCTCACGCTCACACTCGCGATGACAGAACTCGCCACACGAAACCTTGTAAGCGGAACGGCCCGCCTAATGAGTGCGGCGCTCATCTTCCTCGAACTCGGATTTGGAGTGGCCTTGGGTCAGAAACTCGCGGCCCTTCTCTCAAGCGAGTTTCACTTTACGGTCACGCCAACCAATGTTCCGCTCGCCGCAGAAATCATAGCCCTCGGAGCGCTCCCACTCGCGTTCGGAGTCCTCTTTCAAGCTCGTGCGCGCGACCTCTTTCCGATCCTAGTCGCTGGTATCTTCGGGTTCATCGGCGCACGCGCCGGGGCATCGCTCTTCGGCGCCCAGCTCGGAGCCTTTTTCGGCGCGCTCGTCGTGGCTTCGTTCTCCAATATCATGGCGAGAACGCTCGACCGACCCGCAAGCGTACTACTCGTGCCAGGAATCCTGCTTCTGGTCCCCGGAAGTATTGGATTCAAGAGCATGACTGCCATGCTCTCCGCGGACGTCATTGGAGGCGTCGAAACCGCCTTCTCAATGATCCTCATCGCAATGGCGATCGTAGCAGGGCTCTTGCTGGCGAACCTACTCATCCCAGCACGTCGCGCCCTCTAA
- a CDS encoding PspA/IM30 family protein, with amino-acid sequence MGIFGRMKTLIKSNVNDIASKAEDPKKILDQLLLDMQEQLNAAKIQVRDTLADQKRLEKQYADAKKQAEDWEKKAMNAVRAGEDDLAREALARKSHYDEQAAAFQSSAEQQKGLVEDLKVSLKQLNTKIEEAKRKRNSLVARAQQVEAKQAMATTAQSMSGGNAFDEFERHAGKIDEFEIEVQAGAELSQTTKDQDLEAKFAKVDAMAGADDELAALKAKMGMK; translated from the coding sequence ATGGGTATTTTTGGCCGAATGAAAACTCTCATCAAATCCAACGTCAACGACATTGCGTCAAAGGCCGAGGATCCTAAGAAAATTTTGGACCAGTTGCTCCTCGACATGCAGGAGCAGCTGAACGCCGCCAAGATTCAGGTCAGAGATACTCTCGCTGATCAAAAGCGTCTCGAGAAGCAATACGCTGACGCCAAGAAGCAAGCTGAAGATTGGGAGAAAAAGGCGATGAACGCCGTGCGCGCAGGTGAAGACGACCTCGCTCGCGAGGCTCTTGCTCGCAAATCTCATTACGACGAACAAGCAGCTGCTTTTCAATCAAGTGCGGAGCAACAAAAGGGCCTCGTGGAGGACCTGAAGGTCTCTCTTAAACAGCTCAACACCAAAATCGAAGAAGCCAAACGCAAGCGGAACTCGCTTGTCGCGAGAGCTCAGCAGGTCGAAGCCAAACAAGCTATGGCCACCACTGCACAGTCCATGAGTGGCGGAAACGCGTTTGACGAGTTCGAGAGGCACGCAGGCAAAATCGATGAGTTTGAGATCGAGGTCCAAGCCGGCGCCGAACTCTCCCAAACCACCAAAGATCAAGACCTTGAAGCCAAGTTTGCCAAGGTAGACGCCATGGCCGGAGCGGACGATGAGCTCGCCGCGCTTAAAGCCAAAATGGGCATGAAATAA
- a CDS encoding c-type cytochrome, translating to MRNTLIASFVIAALLAFVGCKSEAKAPAKADKAAGASSATFTISTDPAVIAEGEKLFTAKTCNACHQWDNKVVGPPLKGVTAKRSPEWLQSMITDPLNFVKTDPEAKKLFEEYKTPMATPPVTQEEARAIIAYLHTKK from the coding sequence ATGAGAAACACGTTAATCGCATCATTCGTAATCGCCGCCCTCCTCGCCTTCGTGGGGTGCAAGTCCGAAGCAAAGGCACCCGCAAAAGCCGACAAGGCTGCGGGCGCTTCGTCTGCGACGTTCACTATTTCAACCGACCCAGCCGTCATTGCCGAGGGAGAAAAACTCTTCACAGCAAAAACCTGCAACGCATGCCACCAATGGGACAATAAGGTTGTCGGACCTCCTCTCAAAGGCGTCACAGCAAAACGCTCGCCTGAGTGGTTGCAGTCCATGATCACTGACCCTCTGAACTTCGTGAAAACCGACCCAGAGGCAAAGAAACTCTTTGAAGAGTACAAGACCCCAATGGCAACACCACCCGTCACGCAGGAAGAAGCCCGCGCCATCATCGCCTACCTGCACACCAAGAAGTAG
- a CDS encoding hydrogenase iron-sulfur subunit has translation MSNPQKLSNQSRWPRLFDLLQAPFVALDRLMEAHLPPSMNPFAQTGALANVSFIIAAISGVLLLFWYSPSVHEAWASLENMSALGQLTRSVHRYSSDATMLLVLFHAAKLLFASRFSGPRWVAWVTGVFSLGTLWFVGWLGYWLVWDSRAQSLATISARLVEPIPIFTDPLSRTFVVNEAVSSGLFVTVFFFHMLIPLVIGVAIWMHISRVARAKFLTSKPMGAWLGASLLAVSIAFPALSSEQADMSIKPAFETMDWWYLFPLAVADRLGTGVIWTAAFVLGLLLFTIPWTLSRKEPEKAQVDLNRCNGCTNCANDCPYGAITMVPRTDGRPWELEAKVDPNLCVGCTICSGSCNSAGIGIPSLPVQDKRKVVDQWVDQVQNDGEEPLIAFLCANSAAGDFSIDENGVSTELPGFRCVQVPCSGWVNPITVERALRRGAKGVLVVGCGCSDPPFREGVEFTQDRLDAKRSPQMRLEKVDTSRVRFILHPRGDLVSMLADIDAYRTDSLAKPSGFKVQPKHWVKGVLVAATLSALVWAPSNMASLFEADPSPELVLSLKYRPKVEELCRPATEEEKAKMMRHMKSDTICERSRPDVNVRVSVGPSVVHQATYEPHGLASDGPSFALIKIPVGEGEHQVKIEVGHADRWTHVKEAQLVFRQMERHVFTFEEGVWTLSSPNSPRK, from the coding sequence ATGTCAAATCCACAAAAACTCTCGAACCAGTCGCGCTGGCCGCGCCTCTTCGATCTCTTGCAAGCGCCGTTCGTCGCGCTCGACAGGCTCATGGAGGCGCATTTGCCGCCTTCGATGAACCCGTTCGCCCAGACCGGCGCGCTTGCTAACGTCTCCTTTATCATCGCCGCGATCTCCGGCGTACTGCTGCTATTTTGGTACAGCCCAAGCGTGCACGAAGCCTGGGCATCGCTCGAAAACATGAGCGCGCTCGGGCAGCTCACACGCTCGGTGCACCGCTATTCATCTGACGCAACCATGCTCCTGGTGCTCTTCCATGCGGCAAAACTCTTGTTTGCGTCTCGCTTCTCAGGCCCGCGCTGGGTGGCGTGGGTCACCGGCGTGTTTAGCCTCGGGACCCTCTGGTTTGTAGGATGGCTCGGCTACTGGCTCGTCTGGGATTCTCGCGCTCAAAGCCTCGCCACGATCAGCGCTCGGCTTGTTGAGCCTATCCCAATCTTCACCGACCCACTCTCCCGCACCTTCGTCGTCAACGAAGCAGTCTCAAGTGGACTCTTTGTGACGGTATTCTTCTTCCACATGCTCATCCCACTGGTCATCGGGGTGGCGATTTGGATGCATATCAGCCGTGTCGCACGCGCAAAATTCCTCACGTCCAAACCCATGGGTGCGTGGCTTGGTGCCTCACTCTTAGCGGTCTCCATCGCCTTTCCTGCATTGAGTTCCGAACAAGCCGACATGAGCATCAAGCCTGCTTTCGAGACTATGGATTGGTGGTACCTCTTCCCGCTGGCCGTCGCTGACCGCCTCGGCACCGGCGTGATCTGGACCGCAGCCTTTGTGCTCGGTTTGCTGCTCTTCACGATTCCGTGGACGCTCAGCCGTAAGGAGCCCGAAAAAGCTCAAGTCGACCTCAACCGCTGCAACGGCTGTACAAATTGCGCCAACGACTGCCCCTACGGCGCTATCACCATGGTTCCTCGCACGGACGGACGCCCATGGGAGCTCGAAGCAAAGGTTGACCCAAACCTCTGCGTAGGCTGCACCATTTGCTCCGGCTCCTGCAACTCGGCCGGAATCGGCATCCCAAGCCTCCCCGTCCAAGACAAGAGAAAGGTCGTGGACCAATGGGTTGACCAGGTCCAAAACGATGGCGAGGAGCCTCTCATCGCGTTCCTTTGCGCAAACTCGGCTGCCGGCGACTTTTCAATCGACGAAAACGGAGTCTCAACCGAACTCCCCGGCTTCAGATGCGTTCAAGTACCTTGCTCGGGTTGGGTCAACCCCATCACCGTTGAAAGAGCACTCAGACGCGGCGCGAAGGGAGTTCTCGTGGTCGGGTGCGGCTGCAGCGACCCACCTTTCAGGGAAGGAGTCGAGTTCACACAAGACAGGCTCGACGCCAAACGCTCACCTCAGATGAGGCTTGAAAAGGTGGACACGAGCCGAGTCAGGTTCATACTTCATCCGCGCGGAGACCTCGTCTCCATGCTGGCCGATATTGACGCCTATCGAACAGACTCCCTCGCAAAGCCATCGGGCTTCAAAGTGCAACCCAAGCACTGGGTTAAGGGCGTTTTAGTCGCGGCGACACTCTCTGCGCTCGTCTGGGCCCCTTCAAACATGGCGAGCCTATTCGAGGCAGACCCGAGTCCGGAACTCGTGCTTTCGTTGAAGTACCGACCCAAGGTCGAAGAACTCTGCAGGCCGGCAACCGAAGAGGAAAAAGCCAAGATGATGCGGCACATGAAGTCCGACACAATCTGTGAGCGCTCCAGACCCGATGTCAACGTTCGTGTGAGCGTCGGGCCAAGTGTGGTCCACCAAGCCACCTACGAGCCACATGGGCTCGCCTCAGACGGCCCTAGCTTCGCGTTGATAAAGATTCCCGTCGGTGAGGGCGAGCATCAGGTCAAAATCGAAGTCGGCCATGCTGACAGATGGACTCACGTCAAGGAAGCACAGCTCGTCTTCCGTCAGATGGAGCGCCACGTTTTCACATTCGAAGAAGGTGTTTGGACACTCAGCTCTCCAAACTCGCCAAGAAAATGA
- a CDS encoding SCO family protein codes for MTIRPVHAFERLFSGHVFAAFMIGILVFATLFMSAILVIPVTETPFGAFVEDFKTWCFSYDPNAGTMNWAYVAVMILNPLMLVGIVAGIWWRPLNLAWRDARSSILKITAYSLVTVVGLSVGLYLLGPTEVPDQERPFPAERLRTAMPLPEFDLFNQEGERIRSEDLKDRVVIITAIYATCTDTCPMILTTLRKTLNTLSDEDLEKVTVVAITLDPENDTPEKLKKNADAHQLFAPRVNLVNGDKDTVNALLDNLNFARWTNPETGVIEHANMFILVDRNQTIAYRLSLGERHQNWLKTALKVLLAEV; via the coding sequence ATGACTATTCGCCCAGTTCATGCGTTCGAGCGCCTCTTTTCAGGACACGTGTTTGCCGCGTTCATGATCGGCATCCTCGTCTTTGCCACCCTCTTCATGAGCGCCATCTTGGTCATTCCCGTCACCGAGACCCCTTTCGGTGCCTTTGTGGAGGATTTCAAAACCTGGTGTTTTAGCTACGATCCGAACGCAGGAACCATGAACTGGGCCTATGTCGCCGTCATGATTCTAAACCCGCTCATGCTGGTTGGAATCGTCGCCGGTATCTGGTGGCGCCCGCTCAACCTCGCTTGGAGAGACGCTCGCTCGAGCATCCTCAAGATCACCGCATATTCGCTGGTCACCGTTGTAGGCCTTAGCGTTGGCCTCTACCTCTTAGGCCCTACCGAAGTCCCAGATCAGGAACGCCCGTTTCCGGCCGAAAGACTTCGGACCGCCATGCCTCTTCCCGAATTCGACCTCTTCAACCAAGAGGGGGAGCGAATCCGTTCCGAAGACCTAAAGGACCGTGTGGTCATCATCACGGCAATCTACGCCACATGTACTGATACGTGCCCCATGATCCTGACCACATTGCGAAAAACGCTCAACACCCTGAGCGACGAGGACCTGGAAAAAGTCACGGTCGTGGCGATCACCCTCGACCCAGAAAACGACACGCCCGAGAAGTTGAAGAAGAATGCGGATGCCCACCAACTCTTCGCCCCAAGGGTGAACCTCGTCAACGGGGACAAAGACACCGTCAACGCACTCTTGGACAACCTCAACTTTGCACGTTGGACCAACCCCGAAACCGGCGTCATCGAACACGCCAACATGTTTATTCTCGTCGATCGTAACCAAACGATTGCTTACCGCTTGAGCCTTGGTGAACGGCACCAGAACTGGCTCAAGACTGCCCTCAAGGTGTTGCTCGCGGAGGTGTGA
- a CDS encoding cbb3-type cytochrome c oxidase subunit I, which translates to MSDLKPGMRRCDTTGLPVCLDAQAFIKLNAVMAVVYLLVGAIAALLLVLTRWPAVHLLDTAWFYRILTLHGINMLIFWILFFEVAVLYFACTTLLNTKLFSRKLAWVSFGLMVVGSVMTDYTIFMGKADVMMTSYLPLLAHPLFYLGIILVAVGTLVGVGNFFGTLYVAKRDKNYEGSMPLVTFGAMTAAIIAVLALLHGAIALVPTFTFSLGLTPEPDPMWYRLIWWGLGHQSQQVNVAAMVSIWYLISYLTTGAKPINEFVSRAAFLLYILFINLASAHHLLVDPGVGAGWKIWNTSYAMYLAVLASLIHGFTVPAGMEIGMRIRGYGRGLFGWLWNAPWKNPAFSGFFLSLVIFGFIGGITGVTLGTQQINILAHNTMRIPGHFHATVVGGTTLSFMAVTYYVVPLFFQRDYPMKWLARLQPYIFAIGIVMVSLGMSFAGTNGVARRTWDIDAAGIYGSTAHLMLGIMGVGGVLAFTGLLIYILLTVWAVFFGESNKGRAIFDWGTPPIVASQAEAEAAEAEASAGRAPGTMVLVMILLISFVVYYFANWKALADLWWVR; encoded by the coding sequence ATGTCTGACCTCAAGCCAGGAATGCGACGATGCGACACGACGGGACTCCCCGTGTGTCTCGACGCGCAGGCCTTCATCAAGCTCAACGCCGTCATGGCCGTTGTGTATCTTCTCGTAGGTGCAATCGCTGCCCTACTCCTGGTCCTCACCCGATGGCCCGCCGTGCACCTCTTGGACACCGCGTGGTTCTACCGCATCTTGACCCTGCACGGGATCAATATGCTCATCTTTTGGATTCTCTTCTTCGAAGTCGCCGTCCTCTACTTTGCCTGCACAACCCTTCTCAATACAAAGCTTTTCTCTCGAAAACTCGCGTGGGTGTCTTTCGGTTTAATGGTCGTTGGGTCCGTGATGACGGACTACACCATCTTCATGGGCAAAGCAGACGTCATGATGACGTCGTATCTACCACTGCTTGCACACCCTCTATTCTACCTTGGAATCATCCTCGTTGCGGTCGGAACGCTGGTTGGCGTTGGAAACTTCTTCGGCACGCTCTACGTGGCCAAACGAGACAAAAACTACGAAGGCTCCATGCCTTTGGTTACCTTCGGAGCCATGACGGCCGCCATCATCGCCGTTCTCGCGCTCCTGCACGGTGCCATCGCTCTCGTGCCTACGTTCACGTTCTCACTCGGCCTCACACCCGAACCCGACCCAATGTGGTATCGCTTGATTTGGTGGGGACTTGGACACCAATCACAGCAGGTCAACGTGGCCGCCATGGTCTCCATTTGGTACCTGATTTCCTATCTGACCACCGGCGCAAAACCCATCAACGAATTCGTCTCCAGAGCCGCATTCCTCCTCTACATCCTCTTCATCAACCTCGCCTCGGCTCACCACCTTTTGGTGGACCCAGGTGTCGGTGCAGGCTGGAAGATCTGGAACACGTCCTACGCTATGTACCTCGCTGTGCTCGCGTCGCTCATCCACGGATTTACAGTCCCTGCGGGTATGGAAATCGGCATGCGCATCCGAGGCTACGGACGCGGCCTCTTCGGCTGGCTCTGGAACGCACCCTGGAAGAACCCAGCTTTCTCCGGCTTCTTCCTCTCCCTGGTGATCTTTGGGTTCATCGGCGGCATCACCGGCGTAACGTTGGGAACACAACAGATCAACATCCTCGCCCACAACACCATGCGCATTCCCGGGCACTTCCACGCCACGGTAGTAGGCGGAACCACGCTCTCGTTCATGGCCGTGACCTACTACGTGGTCCCGCTATTCTTCCAGCGCGACTACCCGATGAAGTGGCTGGCCCGGCTCCAGCCCTATATCTTTGCCATCGGTATCGTGATGGTGAGTTTGGGTATGTCGTTCGCGGGCACCAACGGTGTCGCAAGACGAACTTGGGATATCGACGCCGCTGGCATCTACGGCTCTACAGCCCACCTGATGCTCGGCATCATGGGCGTTGGAGGCGTGCTGGCCTTCACAGGCCTGCTCATCTACATCCTGCTCACGGTCTGGGCGGTATTCTTCGGTGAATCCAACAAAGGACGCGCGATCTTCGATTGGGGAACTCCCCCAATCGTGGCATCCCAGGCCGAAGCCGAAGCTGCCGAAGCCGAGGCGAGCGCGGGCCGTGCACCTGGAACCATGGTGCTCGTGATGATTCTGCTCATCTCGTTCGTGGTCTACTACTTCGCAAACTGGAAGGCTCTGGCCGACCTCTGGTGGGTGAGGTAA
- a CDS encoding cytochrome C oxidase subunit II — MSIHSPAPDWFQMPHGHERLWIGLALVWCLIMFAMMPFWHFKGKQNSTGESYSVTPAEFTERAEKFAQTNKVSEHNGIPVAEPPPGGDAYLLARMWSWYPVLKLRKGETYRLHISSADLQHGFSLQPINMNFQVMPGYDHVLTITPTHTGEFTIVCNEFCGIGHHAMIGKIFVE, encoded by the coding sequence ATGTCCATTCATAGTCCAGCCCCCGATTGGTTTCAGATGCCGCACGGGCACGAGCGCCTCTGGATCGGGCTTGCCCTTGTCTGGTGCCTCATCATGTTCGCCATGATGCCCTTCTGGCACTTCAAGGGTAAGCAAAACAGCACAGGCGAATCCTATAGCGTCACACCTGCTGAGTTCACCGAACGCGCAGAGAAGTTCGCCCAGACCAACAAAGTCTCGGAACACAATGGTATTCCTGTTGCCGAGCCCCCTCCCGGTGGCGACGCATACCTGCTCGCCAGAATGTGGAGCTGGTACCCCGTACTCAAGCTTCGCAAGGGTGAGACGTACCGCCTGCACATCTCGTCCGCAGATTTGCAGCACGGCTTCTCGTTGCAGCCCATCAACATGAACTTCCAAGTCATGCCGGGCTACGACCACGTTTTGACCATCACGCCGACCCACACTGGCGAATTCACAATCGTTTGCAACGAATTTTGCGGCATCGGCCACCACGCCATGATCGGCAAAATCTTCGTCGAATAA